A window of the Alnus glutinosa chromosome 4, dhAlnGlut1.1, whole genome shotgun sequence genome harbors these coding sequences:
- the LOC133866735 gene encoding cytochrome c oxidase assembly factor 6, which produces MALEAYASPNPDTVHTDVLSEARQACYKARDAFYSCLEKESNKTPTEIASVGLLYPSDCKGSRAEFVKHCRASWVKHFDRQYCRNRRVQRLLDDKDSRRGPLTLPQPYTFKPPS; this is translated from the exons ATGGCTCTGGAAGCTTACGCCTCTCCAAACCCAGACACCGTCCACACCGACGTGCTCTCCGAAGCCAGACAAGCTTGCTACAAG GCTCGCGATGCCTTCTATTCGTGTTTGGAAAAGGAATCCAACAAGACGCCCACGGAGATCGCTTCTGTGGGGCTGCTATACCCTTCCGACTGCAAAGGATCGAGGGCCGAGTTTGTGAAACACTGCCGGGCTTCTTGG GTGAAGCATTTCGATAGGCAGTACTGCCGGAACAGGAGGGTGCAGAGGCTTTTAGATGACAAGGACTCAAGGCGAGGTCCGTTGACGCTTCCACAGCCTTACACTTTCAAGCCCCCAAGTTAG
- the LOC133865854 gene encoding bHLH transcription factor RHL1-like → MQPCSREMQGMNSLLNPPQVSLQDLHNHHHHQQQQQQQPPQQIQNSQIHHHFDPTSHDDFLEQMFSTMPPPSWDLNPTKSPSWDLKPRDLSDETAPSNPDNNVAFHFDDSATLASKLRNHQISGPPKSSPSPSATAAAAAAMMLQHQLLMSRGVAGAGDSGMIPMPLSLGGSDDVVDGSSPFKTPNPGGEGSVQALYNGFAGSLGQTTNQAQHFHHPQGGPVQGQNYGAPGGAVMSQGPASGSAGSVPGQPRQRVRARRGQATDPHSIAERLRRERIAERMKALQELVPNANKTDKASMLDEIIDYVKFLQLQVKVLSMSRLGGAAAVAPLVADMSPEGGGDCIQAGAMGRTSNGNLTASSNDSLTVTEHQVAKLMEEDMGSAMQYLQGKGLCLMPISLATAISTATCHSRNPMLNAANGGNNNNNNPLVQSNGEGPSSPSMSVLTVQSATMGNGGGEASVKDATSVSKP, encoded by the exons ATGCAACCGTGTAGCAGAGAAATGCAAGGAATGAACTCCCTTCTGAACCCACCTCAAGTCTCCCTCCAAGACCTCCAcaatcaccaccaccaccagcagcaacagcaacagcaaccGCCGCAACAGATCCAGAACTCGCAGATTCACCACCACTTCGACCCCACCTCCCACGACGACTTCCTGGAGCAAATGTTCTCCACCATGCCTCCTCCTTCCTGGGACCTCAACCCCACCAAAAGCCCCTCCTGGGACCTCAAGCCCCGCGACCTCTCCGACGAAACGGCGCCGTCTAACCCCGACAACAATGTCGCTTTCCACTTCGACGACTCAGCCACCCTCGCCTCCAAGCTCCGCAACCACCAGATTAGCGGCCCCCCTAAGTCCTCGCCGTCTCCCTCTGCTACGGCTGCGGCCGCGGCTGCCATGATGCTCCAGCACCAGCTCTTGATGTCCCGTGGCGTCGCCGGCGCCGGAGACTCCGGGATGATTCCGATGCCCCTTTCTCTGGGGGGTTCAGACGACGTCGTTGATGGGTCCTCGCCGTTCAAAACTCCCAATCCG GGTGGCGAGGGTTCGGTTCAAGCTCTGTATAACGGGTTCGCTGGATCTTTGGGTCAGACTACGAACCAGGCTCAGCATTTTCACCACCCTCAG GGTGGACCGGTTCAGGGGCAGAACTACGGGGCTCCGGGTGGTGCTGTGATGAGCCAAGGTCCGGCGAGTGGCTCGGCCGGGAGTGTACCGGGTCAGCCCAGGCAGAGGGTGAGGGCTCGTCGAGGACAAGCCACTGACCCACACAGCATCGCCGAAAGA TTACGGAGGGAGAGAATCGCTGAGAGAATGAAAGCTCTGCAGGAACTCGTTCCCAATGCCAACAAg ACAGACAAGGCTTCAATGCTGGATGAGATCATAGACTACGTAAAATTCCTCCAGCTTCAAGTCAAA GTTCTCAGCATGAGCAGATTGGGAGGGGCAGCTGCTGTTGCTCCCCTTGTTGCTGATATGTCACCTGAG GGCGGTGGTGACTGTATACAAGCTGGGGCCATGGGTCGCACCTCTAATGGCAACCTAACGGCGTCGTCTAACGACAGCTTAACCGTCACCGAGCACCAGGTGGCCAAGCTCATGGAGGAGGACATGGGCTCCGCCATGCAGTACCTGCAAGGGAAAGGCCTCTGCCTCATGCCCATCTCGCTGGCCACGGCTATATCCACTGCCACGTGTCACTCCAGGAACCCCATGCTCAACGCCGCCAACGGcggcaacaacaacaacaacaacccaCTAGTGCAATCCAACGGTGAGGGCCCGTCCTCCCCCAGCATGTCCGTGTTGACCGTCCAGTCAGCCACTATGGGTAACGGCGGGGGCGAGGCTTCCGTTAAGGACGCCACGTCCGTTTCCAAGCCGTGA